From a region of the Aeoliella mucimassa genome:
- the xrt gene encoding exosortase: protein MSGKTKAAIAAILALLGVWAYWPAIVATVANWSSNPDYSHGFLVPFICAGILYARRSSFPGFDDRPLAPIGLSLLVVAALFRYVAGRFYLPDIDPWTIPFWIGGCVWMLCGWKVFRWAAPAIGFLWFAMPLPATIELALSMPLQRIAAGWSVWVLQLFGQPAIADGTVILLDDHQLDVERACSGLRMFFGILALAVATITLARPGLWKSIVLLVATIPVSITANVVRVATTALLLKYFSGEAAHRFSHDFAALAMIPLAAVLFGLVLWILQTSTKKFEKSQSEGTTWVVRNGLIVVAVAVCLLLTQRYFSNRTLNTLLKTAARYEEKGDLKQAASYLSRYYASNRDNPEIAAKLAELYERGALTTGGVLRSVQLYRHAWELQPEKIEYGVSAARLSTQVHDYRLALDIFADLRSNKAKTTDEEAASINRMYAAVLVEYLRWEGGRADVSWKQAIDVLNEIIASKDYSVWHAATLANALVDYEELNSEETSSDEAAPKSQAIEVMQQLIKDKPNDALAWLALYEFERTHGSDSVLPEKDAALNKAIELATEADAKTKSRVNLIAANAARESGDWKSAESYLQTAVEAEPNYYVPYLALAQVYLDEQADDSQEKAIQILQTGLDTLKQKELSLLVPLASLLVQTEQFEKAEALIEPLERILPSVSSEERGAVAASIALVRARIAWKRNSPREGVDLVRPVLTAPELQQYQNRFPKIYADLWTLYGDLCTSLGELDIATNAYQQAILLTPRFSSLRLQLANVATQAGNLALAEQQLSNLTAEQSEAAEAFLALANVEIQRQKREPASRRNWTAATKALQSALKAGASQESLSLIAGELLLAQGRIQDALEGLQRAIDNGQTTASIWRGYTILNQQIGNQEEALRGLEEFRKVSDDNTDKALLAAQIFSGNKELDKAVETIREALKAETDARNKATLYIELSRLYLQAGDLDKSIETLDQGHDDLPNSHRIIDEAAGLAWLQQDWDRLAQQVKYLEKVEGEDGTEWRAYKVQILLAQISTSDDPRFREVITLIQFINQARPNWPKAQYLYGELSLIQGELEAALASYQRAWKSGSRNILLADRIIDVLTRLNRFTEAQEYVTQASELLALSPQLFDRAAPYYARGSEREQALTLAQSWVKAQPNNADAQLRLGRVLLILSEGGDDQAKENAVEQAEQAFKQAITASPSDMRTWVACVMFYDRTLESRDKALAMLQDLSSEVSIGELDKSYVLAQLYSRLNVVEKAREYYLKTISLALQDLNPKSLSILNQASIFYASQSPTLAEFLCRSIIDHEPDNLAAKQILAQILLAQEDNTSTTEIESLLKNELAQLEDSPSLPVIRLCAKLFAKRDTAADNRRAIDLLESILEKSPDDQRLLASLYERLERSGATYNLLESLALAPNAQVVDLTSYLDFWQTEFLTKSLLENGTPGFEGTAKRIYQRLATTPAWLSELFRWRLREMRLNAAAASVAAGATELPVESGALTAADLKTLLNEVTSAPAFAETTEVDDKALLMIRMMGVLLHEGEPQLIAQLQAEGLAGLTADRIDQCLLETLITNRHLPESSSKEVESALADIEQRQATNTALIQLLADWRLLQGNPQQAVDLYNKVLAQSPGSANVKNNLALAYCDLGNTNEAHRVLDIALAESPDDPQLLDTLSIVAFKEDESAKAIQILENLVQANPTNASAWMHLADGYQRSNATKKSQDALTNALGLGIEQSILTSADETILQMLVDNLLRHSQI from the coding sequence ATGTCGGGGAAAACCAAAGCGGCGATAGCCGCAATTTTAGCCCTACTTGGGGTATGGGCTTACTGGCCAGCTATTGTCGCAACCGTAGCCAATTGGTCGTCGAATCCAGATTACTCTCATGGATTCCTTGTACCGTTTATCTGCGCGGGCATCCTGTACGCACGCAGATCCAGCTTTCCGGGCTTTGATGATCGGCCTTTAGCTCCCATCGGATTGTCACTGCTAGTTGTAGCAGCACTGTTCCGATACGTTGCAGGTCGTTTCTATCTGCCGGATATCGATCCTTGGACTATCCCGTTCTGGATCGGCGGATGCGTCTGGATGCTTTGTGGCTGGAAAGTCTTTCGCTGGGCTGCTCCTGCGATCGGATTCCTGTGGTTTGCGATGCCACTGCCAGCGACTATCGAGCTGGCGCTCAGCATGCCGCTTCAACGGATCGCGGCCGGATGGTCGGTATGGGTACTGCAACTCTTTGGCCAGCCCGCCATCGCTGATGGCACGGTTATCCTGCTCGACGATCACCAGCTGGACGTCGAACGTGCCTGCAGCGGCCTGAGAATGTTCTTTGGCATTCTGGCCTTGGCCGTGGCAACCATTACGCTTGCCCGCCCTGGACTTTGGAAGTCGATCGTCCTGCTGGTCGCTACGATTCCCGTTTCGATCACGGCTAATGTGGTTCGAGTAGCGACGACTGCGCTGTTGCTGAAGTATTTCTCCGGCGAAGCAGCCCATCGATTCTCTCACGACTTCGCCGCGCTGGCGATGATACCACTGGCGGCTGTTCTGTTTGGCCTGGTGTTATGGATCCTACAAACCAGCACCAAGAAGTTTGAGAAGAGCCAATCCGAAGGAACGACCTGGGTGGTTCGCAATGGTTTGATTGTGGTAGCGGTGGCGGTTTGTTTACTGCTCACGCAACGTTACTTCTCGAATCGCACGCTCAATACTTTGCTAAAGACCGCGGCCCGATATGAAGAAAAGGGCGATCTCAAGCAAGCAGCCAGTTACCTGTCGAGGTACTACGCGTCGAATCGCGATAATCCGGAGATTGCTGCCAAACTGGCCGAGCTTTACGAACGTGGTGCGCTGACAACCGGCGGGGTGCTGCGAAGCGTGCAGCTGTATCGGCATGCTTGGGAACTGCAGCCCGAGAAGATCGAGTACGGTGTATCCGCCGCGCGGTTATCGACCCAAGTTCATGACTACCGATTAGCTCTCGATATCTTCGCCGATCTTCGCTCCAACAAAGCGAAGACCACCGACGAAGAAGCCGCCAGCATCAATCGCATGTATGCGGCGGTGCTTGTTGAGTACCTTCGCTGGGAGGGAGGACGTGCGGATGTTAGCTGGAAACAAGCGATTGATGTTTTGAACGAAATCATCGCGTCGAAGGACTATTCGGTCTGGCACGCGGCCACGCTGGCGAATGCGTTGGTGGACTACGAAGAGCTCAATTCGGAAGAAACGAGTAGCGACGAAGCAGCACCGAAATCGCAAGCAATTGAAGTGATGCAACAGCTGATCAAAGACAAACCCAACGATGCACTCGCTTGGCTGGCACTCTACGAATTCGAGCGAACCCACGGCAGCGACTCGGTGCTTCCCGAGAAAGACGCTGCGTTGAACAAGGCGATTGAACTCGCCACGGAAGCTGATGCCAAGACCAAGTCGCGCGTCAATCTAATCGCGGCCAACGCTGCGCGAGAAAGTGGTGACTGGAAGTCAGCCGAAAGCTATCTGCAAACGGCCGTCGAGGCTGAGCCAAACTACTACGTTCCCTACCTGGCGCTGGCCCAGGTGTATCTGGATGAACAAGCGGACGACTCGCAAGAAAAGGCGATCCAGATCCTCCAAACCGGCTTGGATACGCTCAAGCAAAAAGAGTTGTCGTTGCTTGTGCCGCTCGCTTCGCTGCTTGTACAGACCGAACAGTTCGAAAAAGCCGAAGCGCTCATCGAACCACTGGAGAGAATCCTGCCGAGCGTTTCTTCCGAAGAACGCGGCGCCGTGGCCGCCAGCATTGCGCTGGTGCGTGCCCGCATCGCCTGGAAACGCAACTCGCCTCGCGAGGGGGTCGATCTCGTACGCCCCGTGTTAACCGCTCCAGAGCTGCAGCAATACCAGAACCGGTTCCCCAAGATTTACGCCGACTTATGGACGTTGTACGGGGATCTTTGCACTTCGCTGGGCGAGCTGGATATCGCCACCAACGCCTATCAACAAGCGATTCTGCTCACTCCACGGTTTAGTTCGCTTCGGCTACAACTAGCTAATGTTGCCACCCAAGCTGGTAATCTGGCGTTGGCCGAGCAACAGCTCTCGAATCTGACAGCTGAGCAGTCGGAAGCTGCCGAGGCATTTCTGGCATTAGCCAACGTCGAGATTCAACGCCAAAAACGCGAACCGGCTAGCCGTCGCAATTGGACCGCGGCCACCAAGGCCTTGCAGAGTGCGCTCAAAGCAGGAGCATCGCAAGAGTCGCTCAGCTTGATTGCAGGAGAACTACTGCTCGCCCAGGGACGTATTCAAGATGCCCTGGAAGGTCTTCAGCGGGCGATCGATAACGGTCAAACGACTGCCAGCATTTGGCGGGGCTACACGATTCTCAACCAGCAAATTGGCAACCAAGAAGAAGCATTGCGAGGACTCGAAGAGTTCCGCAAAGTCTCTGACGACAATACCGACAAGGCATTACTCGCGGCTCAAATCTTTAGTGGCAACAAAGAGCTGGACAAAGCGGTAGAGACGATTCGCGAGGCTTTGAAAGCTGAGACCGACGCCCGCAACAAGGCGACTTTATACATCGAGCTTTCGCGACTGTATCTGCAAGCCGGCGACTTGGATAAGTCGATTGAAACACTCGATCAAGGGCACGATGACCTACCGAATAGCCACCGCATAATCGACGAAGCAGCTGGTCTGGCCTGGCTACAGCAAGATTGGGATCGACTTGCCCAGCAGGTGAAGTATCTCGAAAAAGTGGAAGGCGAAGACGGTACCGAATGGCGGGCGTACAAGGTCCAGATCTTGCTGGCTCAAATATCGACCAGCGATGATCCTCGTTTCCGTGAGGTCATCACCCTTATTCAATTCATCAATCAGGCCCGGCCCAACTGGCCCAAGGCTCAATACCTGTATGGTGAACTGTCGCTGATTCAAGGCGAACTCGAAGCCGCGCTGGCATCCTATCAACGCGCCTGGAAGTCGGGTAGTCGGAACATTCTGTTGGCCGATCGTATTATCGACGTGCTCACACGCCTGAACCGATTCACCGAAGCACAGGAATACGTGACCCAAGCGAGCGAACTGCTGGCGCTGTCGCCGCAGTTGTTCGACCGTGCAGCCCCCTACTATGCTCGCGGCTCCGAACGGGAGCAGGCGCTTACGCTTGCCCAGTCTTGGGTGAAGGCTCAGCCCAACAATGCAGATGCTCAACTACGACTTGGCCGGGTGTTGCTGATTCTCTCGGAAGGCGGCGACGACCAGGCAAAAGAGAATGCTGTAGAGCAAGCGGAGCAGGCCTTTAAACAAGCGATTACTGCCTCGCCGTCCGATATGCGCACCTGGGTCGCCTGCGTGATGTTCTACGATCGCACGCTGGAGTCGCGTGATAAGGCCTTGGCCATGCTCCAAGACCTTTCGAGCGAAGTAAGTATTGGTGAACTCGACAAGTCCTATGTACTTGCTCAGTTGTATAGCCGACTGAACGTCGTGGAGAAGGCTCGCGAGTATTACCTGAAGACGATTTCGTTGGCCCTACAGGATCTGAATCCAAAGTCGTTGAGCATTCTCAATCAGGCTTCTATTTTCTACGCCTCGCAATCTCCCACCTTGGCAGAGTTTCTCTGCCGTAGCATTATCGACCATGAGCCCGACAACTTGGCGGCGAAGCAAATCCTGGCGCAAATCCTCTTAGCCCAAGAAGACAACACAAGTACGACTGAGATCGAGTCGTTGTTGAAGAATGAACTTGCGCAGCTTGAAGACTCCCCTAGCCTGCCGGTGATTCGGCTCTGTGCCAAACTGTTCGCAAAACGCGACACAGCCGCAGATAACCGCCGGGCGATTGATCTTCTCGAAAGCATTCTTGAGAAGAGCCCTGACGACCAACGATTGTTGGCCAGCCTGTACGAGCGATTGGAGCGTAGCGGCGCGACGTACAACCTGCTGGAAAGTCTTGCCCTTGCCCCCAACGCTCAGGTGGTTGATCTGACTTCTTACCTCGATTTCTGGCAGACGGAGTTTTTGACCAAGTCGTTGCTCGAAAATGGAACTCCTGGATTTGAGGGCACCGCCAAACGCATTTATCAGCGACTGGCAACAACACCAGCATGGCTGTCGGAACTATTCCGCTGGCGACTGCGAGAAATGCGACTCAACGCAGCGGCAGCATCCGTTGCCGCCGGCGCGACGGAACTACCGGTTGAGTCGGGTGCGCTTACCGCTGCCGACCTCAAGACTCTCTTGAACGAGGTCACCTCGGCTCCTGCTTTTGCCGAAACGACAGAGGTTGATGATAAGGCGCTGTTGATGATTCGTATGATGGGCGTACTGCTGCATGAGGGAGAACCTCAGCTCATCGCCCAACTTCAAGCCGAAGGTCTTGCCGGGCTTACCGCGGACCGGATCGATCAATGCTTGCTAGAGACATTGATTACGAATCGCCATCTACCGGAGAGCAGCTCCAAGGAAGTCGAGAGCGCTCTGGCCGATATCGAACAACGCCAGGCAACCAACACAGCACTCATTCAACTACTGGCCGACTGGAGACTGCTGCAAGGCAATCCTCAGCAAGCAGTTGACCTGTACAACAAGGTGCTGGCTCAATCGCCTGGTAGTGCGAACGTGAAGAATAATCTCGCCTTGGCGTACTGCGATCTTGGCAATACCAACGAAGCACACCGCGTGCTGGATATCGCCTTGGCCGAGTCGCCAGATGATCCTCAATTGCTCGATACGCTTAGCATCGTTGCATTCAAGGAAGACGAATCGGCGAAAGCCATTCAGATTCTTGAGAATCTGGTACAAGCGAACCCCACCAATGCTTCGGCTTGGATGCATCTGGCCGATGGCTACCAACGTTCGAACGCCACGAAGAAATCTCAGGATGCGTTGACCAACGCTCTTGGACTGGGAATCGAGCAATCGATTCTTACGTCCGCCGACGAAACCATCCTCCAGATGCTGGTGGACAATCTACTGAGACACTCGCAAATCTGA